The window TCGCTGCAGCAGGTGACGTTCCCGGTCCGGACCTTGCGCCGGCTGGGGGCGCAGACCCTCATCATCACGAACGCGGCCGGTGGGCTGAGCCCTGACTACCGTGCCGGCGACGTGATGGTGATCCGCGACCACATCAACCTGCTCGGGCTGGCCGGCCAGAATCCGCTGATCGGGGCCGACGAGCCAGAGCTGGGCATTCGCTTCGTGGACATGAGCGCGCCGTACGACGCTGTCTTGCGTGGGCGTGCCGTGCAGCTCGGGACGGACCTGGGCGTTCGGGTCCATGAGGGCGTGTACGTGGTGGTGGCGGGACCAAACTACGAGACGGGCGCGGAGCTGCGCTACCTGCGCGGCATCGGCGCGGACGCCGTTGGCATGTCCACCGTCCATGAGGTGATCGTGGCGCGACACGAGCGGATGCGGGTGCTGGGGATCTCGGTCATCACGAACAGCGCCGCGCCGTCGCCGGTCGTGGCCGACGTCAACCATGAAGAGGTGCTCTCCGTGGCCGAGGTGGCGGGCGCGGGGCTGGCGGGCATCGTGCGGGGCATCCTCCGCACGCTCGATACGCCGGCCGGCGGCGCGGGCGGCCCGGCATGAGCGTCAACGTCCACTTCCTGCCGGCAGCCTCCTGGCCAGCCGTGAGCCGGGCCGTCCGCAACAGCGTCATCGGCGCGCTCGTGGCCGGGACGCTGCTGCTGCCGTTTCCGCTGGCGCCGCGATTTGACCATGCCCGGCCGACGCTTGATCTCGCCGTACGACCAGGAGATACCCTCGCCGCCCAGACCCCGAGCGATCTCATCGCTCAACCCTCGCTGCGTGCCGCGGAGGCGGGGCAAGACTGGTCAGTTTCGGCAGATGAGGGCGGACCGCTGCTGGCCTCCATGCCGGCCGAGGCCACGGACACCGGCATCACTCTCCCCCCGCTCCGTGAGATTCCCCTTCAGGTCGAGGCCGACGAGCGGCTGACCACCCTCGAGCGGCTCCTTGCGACGCCGCGCCCGGCCCGCGATCCCATCGCCCTGGCCGGGCGGGTCAGCGGCACGCTTGCGCCGTGGACGGCCAGCCAGCCGTTCAGTGGGCCGCTGGCCGTCGGGCACCAGACGACGTTCTTCGTCCTCGATCAGACGGACAACACCTACAAGACCCGCGCGGCCACGCTGCGCCTGGTGTCCGGGTACGCCTACTGGTACGTCCAGGACGGTGAGACGGTCCGCGACGACGAGCTGGCGCTGGCCGCAAAGCAGTTCGACGAGCAGACCGTCCCGACCGTCCACCGCGTCTTTGGCACGGAGTGGATGCCGGGCATCGATGGCGACGCCCGCATCACCATCTTCCTGGGGCAAGCGCCGGGCGTCGGGGCGTACTTCTCGTCCTGGGACGAGTATCCGCGCTCCGTCTATCGGTACTCGAACGAGCGCGAGATGATCCACGTCAATGTCAGTTCGGTGCGGCCGGGCTCGGTCGGCTTTGACGGGACCATCGCCCACGAGTACCAGCACATGGTGCACTGGCATCTCAACCCCCAGGACGACACCTGGGTGGACGAGGGCATGGCCGAGCTGGCGTCCTCGCTGGCCGTACGGGGGCGCTCTCCCAGCACGGCGAGCTTCCAGCGCCAGCCCGACGTGCAGTTGACGGCGTGGTCTCAGGGGGCGCAGACAGGCCTGCACTACCAGGCTGCCTACCTGTTCTCGCGGTACTTCGCGCAGCGCTTTGGCGAGGATGCTGTCGCGCGGCTGCTCAGCGAGACGGGTCGCCCGCCCGACACGGTCACGGCCTTCCTGAGTCGGAGCGGCCTGGGGATCACCTTCGAGGACGTGTTCGAGGATTGGATCGTCGCCAACCTGCTGGACGATCCCACGGTTGGGGATGGCCGCTTCGCGCACGAGGGCCTGGAGCACCGCGCGACGCCCACGCTGTCGTTACGCCCTGATGGGCAGCCAGCCAGGAGCGAGGTCCAGCAGTTCGGGGCAGAGTACGTCGAGTTGACGGGCGACGGCTCGGACGCCGAGCTGTCGTTCGCAGGCGCGTCGAGTGTGCGGCTGGTCGGCGCAGACGCTGCCAGCGGCCGGAACGTCTGGTGGACGAACCGGGCGGACGGCATGGACTCCTCGCTGACCCGCCGCTTCGACCTGACCGGGCTGACCGGCGCCACGCTGCGCTTCAACCTCTGGTACGACACCGAGCGTGACTTCGACTTCCTGTACGTGCTGGTCTCGACGGACGGCGGCACGCGCTGGCACGTGCTGCACGGCCCCTCTGCAGATGACGCGAACCCGACCGGCAACGCCATCGGGCCGGGCTACAGCGGACGGAGCGGGCAGGCTGGCAGCCAGCGCGGCGATCCGACCTGGCTCGCGGAGAGCATCGATCTGACGCCGTTCGCGGGCCGCGAGGTGCTGGTACGCTTCGAGTATGTGACGGACCAGGGGTACAACGCTCAGGGCGCGCTGCTCGACGACATCGAGATCCCGGAGCTGGCTTTCCGCGACGACGCCGAGGCTGATGCTGGCTGGACGGCTGAGGGCTTCCTGCGGTCGGCCAACCAGATCCCGCAGACCTGGAGCTTGCGGCTCGTCGAGCAGCAGCGGGGGGGCCAGACGACGGTCCGCGCGCTGCGGGTGGACGCCAACGGTCAACTGACAGAGCGCATCCCGAGCCTCGGCGGCAGCACCGAGCGGGCCGTGCTGGTGATCAGCGGCCTCTCGCCGCGCACCCTTGAAGCCGCGCCGTACACCCTGACGCTGCGCCCGAGATAACCTCAGCCCCGGCGCGCGTTCAAACCTGCTGGGCCAGTGCGATGGCTCCAAGCACCCCCGCGCGGTCCCCGAGGCCCGGCGGCACGATGTACTCGTCCACGCGGTCCAGGATCAGCGGGTGCTGCAGGTAGCCGTTCAGCAGCGTCCGCACCTCCTCGCGGATCATCGGGAAGAGAAACGCCTGGTGCATCACCCCGCCGCCGAGGATCACCCGTTGCGGGGAGAGCGTCAGGCTGAGGCTTACCACGCCGAGCGCGAGGTAGTGCGCCTCCAGCTTCCAGGCCGCATGCTCGGGTGGGAGCGTCTCGGCTGGCTGGCCCCAGCGTTGGCTGATGGCCGGTCCGGCCGCCAGCCCCTCCAGACAGTCGTCGTGGTACGGGCAGAAACCCGAATACGGATCGGCGGCCGGATCGCGCGGCAGCAGGATGTGCCCCATCTCCGGGTGGATCAGCCCGTGCAGCAACTGGCCGTGCACCAGCGCGCCGCCGCCGATGCCCGTTCCCACCGTCAGGTAGATCAGGGTGTCCTGCTGCTGGGCCGCCCCCCAGCGATGCTCGGCGAGGGCCGCGCCGTTCACGTCGGTGTCGATGGCGACGGGCAGCCCGAGCGCCCGCTGGATCGGCCCGCGCAGATCGGCAAAGCGCCAGCCGGGCTTGGGGGTGGCCGTGATGTAGCCGAACGTCTCCGAGCGGGGGTTGAGATCGACTGGCCCGAACGACGCGATCCCGATGGCCGCCAGGGGCGCCTGCGCGTGCTGCTCCTGGAGGAACGCGATGGCCCGCCCGATGGTCTCGTCGGGGGTCGTCGTCTCGATGACGGTCTCGGCGCGAAGGTCGTCTGGCCCGGTCCCCACGGCGCACACGAACTTGGTGCCGCCCGCCTCGATGCCGCCGTACAACCGCTCCATGCTCGTATCCTCCCGAACGACCGTTGCGGCGAGATTATCTCTCGGTAACAGCCTTACCCGCTGCTATCGTGAGAGGATGGTGTACGCTGATACCGGGCGTGGGCCTACCGCAGTCTTGCGAGCGCGGCGTTTGGGGGAGGATCTCACGGCGATGGAAGCCACGACACCGTTCGGATCGGCGCAGCCGGAGCTGCCGCCAGTCGCCCAGTTCCGCCGTGAGCTGCTGGAGAACCTGCACGACCGCGTCGGCACCGACCTGTCGTTCGCGACGCCGAGCGAAGCGTACCTGGCGCTGGCCTACACCGTCCGCGACCGTCTGATCCAGCGCTGGCTCGACACCCTCCACGCCGGCATCGACAGCCAGTCGCGCTTCGTCTGCTACCTCTCCGCCGAGTACCTGATCGGCCGGCAGCTCGACAACAACCTGCTGAACACCGGCACCGAGGACGTGGCCCGCGAAGCCCTCTCCGACCTCGGCCTGAGCCTGGACGAGCTGCGGGGCCTGGAGTCCGAGCCGGGCCTGGGCAACGGCGGCCTGGGGCGGCTGGCGGCCTGCTACCTCGACTCGCTGGCGACGCTCCGCATCCCGAGCATCGGCTACGGCCTGCGCTACGAGTTCGGCATCTTCCGGCAGGTCTTCCGCGACGGCTGGCAGGTGGAAGAGGCGGACGACTGGCTGCGGCGCGGCAACCCCTGGGAGTTCCCGCACCCGGAGATGGCGATCGAGGTCGGGTTCGGGGGCGGCACCGAGAGCTTCATCGACCCGAACGGGCGTTTCCGCGTGCGCTGGCACCCGGATCGGACCCTCGTGGGCGTGCCGTACAACACGATGGTCCCCGGCTACGAGAGCGGCGCTGTCAACACGCTGCGGCTCTGGCGCGCCCAGGCTACCCGCTCCTTCGACCTGGACGTGTTCAACGCCGGCGACTACCTCCGTGCCGTCCACCGCAACATCCTCTCCGAGAACCTGACCAAAGTCCTCTACCCTGAGGACAGCACGCCCCAGGGGCGGCAGCTTCGGCTGGAGCAGCAGTACTTCTTCGTGGCCTGCTCGCTGAAGGACGCGCTGCGGATCGTGCGGGTCATGGGCCTGCCCATCGAGGCGTTGCCGGAGAAGGTCGTCTTCCAGCTCAACGACACCCACCCGTCGATCGCCATTGTCGAGCTGATGCGGCTGCTGCTGGACGAGTACGGCATGGCCTGGGATCCTGCCTGGGCCGTCACCACCCAGGTTTTCGCCTACACCTGCCACACGCTGTTGCCCGAGGCGCTGGAGACCTGGCCCGTTGCGCTGATCCAGTCGGTGCTGCCGCGCCACATGGAGCTGATCTACGAGATCAACCGCCGCTTTCTGGAGTCCGTGCGCGCGCAGAACCCGGACGACCTCGGCCGGCTGGCCCGGATGTCGCTGATCGCGGAAGGGCCGGAGCAGCGCGTTCGGATGGCGAACCTCGCGGTGGTCGGCAGCTACGCCGTCAACGGCGTGGCCGAGCTGCACTCCCGCCTGCTCCGCGAGCAGACCCTGCGTGACTTCGCCGAGCTGTGGCCGGAGAAGTTCCAGAACAAGACGAACGGCGTCACGCCGCGCCGCTTCATGCAGCTGGCAAACCCCCGTCTTGCCGACCTGATCTCGTCGCGCATCGGCCCCGAATGGCTGACGCAGATGGACGATCTGCGCGACCTGGAGTCCCTGGCCGAAAGCCCCGAGTTCCGGGCCGAGTGGCGGCGTATCAAGCAGCGCAACAAGCAACTGCTGGCCCTGATCATCCGCGACCGCACCGGCGTGACCGTCGATCCCGCCTCGCTGTTCGACGTGATGGTGAAGCGGCTCCACGAGTACAAGCGCCAGCACCTCAAGCTGCTGCACATCATCACGCTGTACAACCGGATCAAGGCCGATCCCGCTGCCAGCGTCGTGCCGCGCACCGTCATCTTTGGCGCGAAGGCCGCGCCGGGCTACCGGATGGCGAAGCTGATCGTCAAACTGATCAACGACGTGGCCGCCGTGGTCAACAACGATCCCGACGTAGCCGGCCGCCTGAAAGTCGTGTTCCTGCCGAACTTCAACGTCTCGCTGGGCGAGCGCGTCTACCCGGCCGCCGACCTCTCGGAGCAGATCTCGCTGGCCGGCAAGGAAGCGTCCGGCACCGGCAACATGAAGCTGGCGCTGAACGGCGCGCTGACCATCGGGACGCTCGACGGCGCGAACATCGAGATCCGCCAGCTGGTGGGCGACGAGAACTTCTTCCTCTTCGGGCTGACCGCCGAGGAGGTGGCCGAGCACAAGGCACGCGGCTACCGCCCGCGCGACTACGTGACCGCCGACCGCGAGCTGTCGCTGGCGCTGGATCAGATCGCCTCAGGCCACTTCTCGGACGGCGATGCGGGCCTGTTCCGCCCGATTGTGGACAACCTGCTCAACGACGACCCGTTCATGCTGCTGGCCGACTTCCGCTCGTATATCGAGACGCAGGAACGAGCCGAGCACGCCTACCGCGATGCCGACCACTGGTCGAGGATGTCGATTCTGAACGTGGCGCGCTGTGGCTACTTCTCCTCGGACCGCTCGATCCGCGAGTACTGCGAGGAGATCTGGCGCGTCACGCCTATCGACGTCCCGGGCAACTCCGGCGAGGACATCGATGCCAGCCAGCGGCTCGGCCAGCCGAGCGCCGAGGAGCAGACCAGCCTGCCCGAGCTGCCAGACGACGAGCGCGACCTGCTCTGCGATCTCGCGATGCTGGTGGGCCTGGACGTGATGCATGCCACCCACAGCGGCGCGCAGGGGACGCTCATCGAGCTGGCGACGGCGGTGGCCGCCCCGACGGCCGTCGCGCGCTTCCTGACCCGCAGCGCCCTGGTGCGCTCGCTGGTGCCCTCCGACGTCGAGGCCATCGAGCGGAGCGAGCGGCTGATCGGCCGGCTGCGGAAATCATACGACTTGCGCTCGCGGGACGGCCGCGCGGCCCTGCACGACGACGTGCTGGTGCAGTGCCGGGCGGCGATGGATCTGCTCACAACCCGTGCGAAGCCGCAGGACGCCGCCGAGTTCGCGCGGTGGCTGCTGCTGGTGGGCGAGCGGGTGGCCGAGGCGTCCGTCGAGCCGCAGCCGGGCCGCCCCGAGCGCCAGGTCAGCGAGTCCGAAGTGGCGGCGCTCCGGGAGCTCGCGGCGGCGTTGCGCGTCGAGGGGTAGACGGGCCGGTGTCGGGTGCTGGGTTTCAGGTTTCAGGGGCGCGCACCCACGTCGTCAACGGTCATCCTGGGCGGCGGTCATCCAGCACCTGTCATCCAGCACCTGTCATCCAGAGCGGTGGTCATCCAGCACCTGTCATCCAGAGCGGTGGTCATCCAGCACCTGTCATCCAGAGCGGTGGTCATCCTGCACCTGTCATCCTGGGCGGCGGTCATCCTGCGCGGCGGTCATCCTGCGCGGCGGTCATCCTGCGCGGCGGTCATCCTGCACCTGTCATCCAGAGCGGCGCGAGCTTGCGAGCAGAGCGAAGGATCTCACCCGCTGACCGTCAACGCTCGCGTCACCCACTGACCGTCAACGTTCGTGTGACGCCCCGACCGCCAGCTTATGCGTCACCCGCTGACCGTCAACGCTCGCGTCAGCGGGTGAGGTCCTTCGCTGCGCTCAGGATGACAATTGGGAGTCGCAGCTTTACCATGACATTCTGCTGCCTACGGACGGCTGCCTACTGCCTCGGCTTGCTCAGCTCCGTCTGGAGGTCCATGTTGAGGACCGTTGCGGCCCGGCGGACCGGCTCGTAGGCGGCGTCCGACGTCTCGGCGACGCCTCGCGTGCCGATGGCATCGTCGAACAGCTTCTGGCCGTCCTCGCGGGCCGAGATCCGCAGCAGCGCCTCGCGGGTCTTCTTGATGATGTCCGGGGAGAGGCCTTTGCGGAACGCCACGCCATCGTTGGGGATCGGCGGAGACTCTTCGAGGATGCGGATCTCCTTCTCGGCGTTCGGGTAGACCGAGTTGAGGCGCGGGATCGAGTCCTTACCCATCGCGCCCGCGTCAACCTGTCCCTGGAGCACCGCCAGCCCGACCTTGTCGTGGCCGCCCGCGAACACCTGCTGCCCGAGGTCTTCCGGTTTCAGGTTGTGCTCGGCCAGGATGGTGCGTGGGAACAGGAAGCCGGAGGTCGAGCCGGGATCGACCCAGGCGAACCGCTTGCCGCGCAGGTCCTCGACCTTCTGGATCGGCGAGTCCACCCGCGTGACGATGGTGCCCCAGTACTGCGTGCCGACGCGCGTCACCGAGACCAGCGTCATATCGGCGCCGCACTTCTCGCGCGCCAGGATGTACGCCAGCGGGCTGACCCACCCGATATCCACACGGTCCGCGCACATCGCCTCGACGACGGCTGCGTAGGAGGTCGGCACGTCGCCGGTGTAGGTGAGCCCGGTCTCCTTCTTCAACTCGTCTGAGAGCATCTGCATGCCCTTGACCAGCCGGCCGGACTCGACGAACGGGACAATCGCCATCTTGATCGGGTTCTCCGTCGACCCGAGTGAGCGATTCCCGCCCAGCTGCGAACATCCGACCAGCAACGCCGCGAGCAGCGCCCCGGCGAGCACCACGATCCGTGACTGTCTCTGCCCTGTCCACCACATAGCCGACATTCTATCCGAGTCGGCAGCCGGCAGTTTGCAGGGCACGGTCGGGGTGCGCCGTCAGCGGCGGCGAGGGCGGTCCGCGGTGAAGGTGGCGTCGAGGCCCTTCAGCAGCTCTTGCTTCTCGGCGTCAGACAGGCGCGCCTCGGGGTGGAGCGGCAGGTAGATCGGCAGCGGCATCTGGCCCTTCTCGATCTGCTCACGGAACTCCATCGCCTCACGCTGCGGCAAGTCCCACTCCGAGAAGTTCATCTTCAGGCGCGCCTCTTCGATATCGTGCGCGATCAGCCACGAGACCGGCGCAACGTAGCTGTACCAGGGGTAGCGGACCTGATTACTGTGGCAGTCGAAGCAGGCGCGGACGGCAAGCTCGCGGGTGCGCGGGCTGTCCCAGTTCGGCTCGCGGCGCACAGGGGGATCAGTCGTCGGGCGGCCAAAGGGCACAAGCTGCAGCCCAACGAAGACGACGACCAGCACGCCGACCAGTCCCAGTACGATCCGCTTCCCTTTGCCACGCATCGACACGTCCCCATCGCCAGGGCCTCGTGCCACGCCACGAGAGACGCGGGCCGGCTGCCCCAGGCTCCCCCAGAATACGCCCTGGCCCTGCCTTCCGGATTAACCGGAGCTGCTAACCGGAGCTATTAGCCGGGCTTGTGAGCGCTTGGACCCTCTGGCACCGCTCCCCCTCACGCACCCCTCACCCCGGCACCTCACTCTCAAGGGGCGAGGGGAGACCCACTCGATCTGTACGGACGCTCCGCGCCTGCTGACGGCGAGGGTCCATGGCGGCCTGCACACGGTCCTGCCCGATGGACCATACTGCGCCAGAGCGTTGGGCAGCCGCCCATCCACTGCTGGCAGGCAGGACGGGCGGCCAGGAGGAGTGTCGCCATGAAGTTCACCGCGCCGGTGCTGCGTGGCCTGCGTGAGCCGATCCGCCTCGAAGAGGTCGAGCTGGACGATCCGAAGCCAGGCGAAGTGCTGATCCGGATGGCCGCCAGTGGCATCTGCCACAGCTGCCTGCACGCGCAGGATGGCTCCTGGGGGCCAACCCTGCCGATGCCCGCCATCCTCGGCGATGAGGGCTCGGGGACGGTTGAGAAGGTCGGAGACGGGGTCACCCACCTTCAGCCGGGCGACCCGGTCATCATCTCCTGGACGCCCACCTGCGGGCGCTGCCACTACTGCGTCATCGGCCGCTCGAACCTGTGCGCGGCCAAGGGCGGCCCCGGCCTGATGACGGACGGCACCACCCGCCTGCATGCCAACGACGACCGCATTCACCACATGGGGGCGGTCGCCACCTACTCGCCGTACACGGTCGTCGGCGCGTCGAACGCCATCAAGATCCGCCCGGACATGCCGCTGGATATCGCGGCGCTGATCGGCTGCTCGGTGACGACGGGCGTCGGTTCGGTGTTGTACGCGGCAAAGGTCGGTCCTGGTGAGGCGCTGGCGGTGTTCGGGTGCGGCGGCGTCGGGCTGAACGCGATCCAGGGCGGCCGGCTGGTCAACGCGTGGCCGCTCATCGCCGTGGACATCTCCGACGAGAAGCTGGAGATCGCGAAGGCGCTCGGGGCCACGCACACGATCAACCCGTCCCGTGAGAACGTCGCGGACCGGGTCACCGCGCTGACGGGGCGCGGCCTGGACTATGCCGTCGTCACCGTGGGCAACGCGGCCGCGACCATCCAGGCCTGGGAGACGATGGCGCGCGGCGGCGTCTGCGTGGTCATCGGCGTGGGGCGCGCGGACGAGCCGCTGCCCATCGACGCCCGCTACCTCGTCACGGGCGAGCGCAAGCTGATCGGGTCAAGCTACGGCACGTCGCGCCCGATGGAGGACTTCCCGCGCTTCGTGAACCTGTACCTCGACGGCAAGCTGAAGATCGACGAGCTGATCTCGCGGCGCTACCGCCTGGACGAGGTGCAAGAGGCGCACGACGACCTGGCGGCCGGGCGCGCAACGCGCGGCCTGCTGGTGTTCTAAACCAGAGCTACGGCGCCGCGACGGAAGCGTGCCGCCCCCCACGCCACGGGCCTGGAGTCCAACGGCTCAGGCGTCGTCTGGGGCGGGACGCGCTCCGTGCGTCGGGGCGATCAAGAACGCGCCCAGGAGCGCCAGCGCGGCCGGGCCGAGATCGAACAGGATGTGGACGCCGCTGGTTGCGCCGGCTTCGTCCTGGATGGCCGCGCCAGACATGAAGCCGACGAGAATATGGGCGAGCCCGGCGACGATCAGCACCACCCTGGCAGACTTCCAGTAGCGATCCGCCAGCAGGAACCCGCCCAGGTATGCCAGCCCGATGGCCATCGTGCCGACCATCCAGGGCAGCCGCAGATCCCCCTGTGATTGAAACGCGGCAATCGGCCAGATGCGCGAGGCGAGCGTCAGGGTGCCAGCCAGCAGAGCCAGGATCGCGCCGACCCGCGCAGACGGCGACGACCAGATACGCATCGTTGGATCGCGGAGGCGGTCACGGGCGGCCAACTCGTTCTGCTCGGCTGCGCGCTGCTCGATCTCCGCCTGCTCGCCGTGTCGGTCGATGCGCTGATCGACAATGTCCTGACCGTCGGCGGCGCGCTGCTGCCCAGCCGGGCGTG is drawn from Chloroflexota bacterium and contains these coding sequences:
- a CDS encoding purine-nucleoside phosphorylase — translated: MAYRVREAASSLRGRLPTLPKVGIILGSGLGPLADEVQHTTVVPYAEIPHFAVSTVAGHAGQLVSGTLEGVPVAVLRGRVHYYEGYSLQQVTFPVRTLRRLGAQTLIITNAAGGLSPDYRAGDVMVIRDHINLLGLAGQNPLIGADEPELGIRFVDMSAPYDAVLRGRAVQLGTDLGVRVHEGVYVVVAGPNYETGAELRYLRGIGADAVGMSTVHEVIVARHERMRVLGISVITNSAAPSPVVADVNHEEVLSVAEVAGAGLAGIVRGILRTLDTPAGGAGGPA
- a CDS encoding immune inhibitor A, with amino-acid sequence MSVNVHFLPAASWPAVSRAVRNSVIGALVAGTLLLPFPLAPRFDHARPTLDLAVRPGDTLAAQTPSDLIAQPSLRAAEAGQDWSVSADEGGPLLASMPAEATDTGITLPPLREIPLQVEADERLTTLERLLATPRPARDPIALAGRVSGTLAPWTASQPFSGPLAVGHQTTFFVLDQTDNTYKTRAATLRLVSGYAYWYVQDGETVRDDELALAAKQFDEQTVPTVHRVFGTEWMPGIDGDARITIFLGQAPGVGAYFSSWDEYPRSVYRYSNEREMIHVNVSSVRPGSVGFDGTIAHEYQHMVHWHLNPQDDTWVDEGMAELASSLAVRGRSPSTASFQRQPDVQLTAWSQGAQTGLHYQAAYLFSRYFAQRFGEDAVARLLSETGRPPDTVTAFLSRSGLGITFEDVFEDWIVANLLDDPTVGDGRFAHEGLEHRATPTLSLRPDGQPARSEVQQFGAEYVELTGDGSDAELSFAGASSVRLVGADAASGRNVWWTNRADGMDSSLTRRFDLTGLTGATLRFNLWYDTERDFDFLYVLVSTDGGTRWHVLHGPSADDANPTGNAIGPGYSGRSGQAGSQRGDPTWLAESIDLTPFAGREVLVRFEYVTDQGYNAQGALLDDIEIPELAFRDDAEADAGWTAEGFLRSANQIPQTWSLRLVEQQRGGQTTVRALRVDANGQLTERIPSLGGSTERAVLVISGLSPRTLEAAPYTLTLRPR
- a CDS encoding ROK family protein; amino-acid sequence: MERLYGGIEAGGTKFVCAVGTGPDDLRAETVIETTTPDETIGRAIAFLQEQHAQAPLAAIGIASFGPVDLNPRSETFGYITATPKPGWRFADLRGPIQRALGLPVAIDTDVNGAALAEHRWGAAQQQDTLIYLTVGTGIGGGALVHGQLLHGLIHPEMGHILLPRDPAADPYSGFCPYHDDCLEGLAAGPAISQRWGQPAETLPPEHAAWKLEAHYLALGVVSLSLTLSPQRVILGGGVMHQAFLFPMIREEVRTLLNGYLQHPLILDRVDEYIVPPGLGDRAGVLGAIALAQQV
- a CDS encoding glycogen/starch/alpha-glucan phosphorylase, encoding MEATTPFGSAQPELPPVAQFRRELLENLHDRVGTDLSFATPSEAYLALAYTVRDRLIQRWLDTLHAGIDSQSRFVCYLSAEYLIGRQLDNNLLNTGTEDVAREALSDLGLSLDELRGLESEPGLGNGGLGRLAACYLDSLATLRIPSIGYGLRYEFGIFRQVFRDGWQVEEADDWLRRGNPWEFPHPEMAIEVGFGGGTESFIDPNGRFRVRWHPDRTLVGVPYNTMVPGYESGAVNTLRLWRAQATRSFDLDVFNAGDYLRAVHRNILSENLTKVLYPEDSTPQGRQLRLEQQYFFVACSLKDALRIVRVMGLPIEALPEKVVFQLNDTHPSIAIVELMRLLLDEYGMAWDPAWAVTTQVFAYTCHTLLPEALETWPVALIQSVLPRHMELIYEINRRFLESVRAQNPDDLGRLARMSLIAEGPEQRVRMANLAVVGSYAVNGVAELHSRLLREQTLRDFAELWPEKFQNKTNGVTPRRFMQLANPRLADLISSRIGPEWLTQMDDLRDLESLAESPEFRAEWRRIKQRNKQLLALIIRDRTGVTVDPASLFDVMVKRLHEYKRQHLKLLHIITLYNRIKADPAASVVPRTVIFGAKAAPGYRMAKLIVKLINDVAAVVNNDPDVAGRLKVVFLPNFNVSLGERVYPAADLSEQISLAGKEASGTGNMKLALNGALTIGTLDGANIEIRQLVGDENFFLFGLTAEEVAEHKARGYRPRDYVTADRELSLALDQIASGHFSDGDAGLFRPIVDNLLNDDPFMLLADFRSYIETQERAEHAYRDADHWSRMSILNVARCGYFSSDRSIREYCEEIWRVTPIDVPGNSGEDIDASQRLGQPSAEEQTSLPELPDDERDLLCDLAMLVGLDVMHATHSGAQGTLIELATAVAAPTAVARFLTRSALVRSLVPSDVEAIERSERLIGRLRKSYDLRSRDGRAALHDDVLVQCRAAMDLLTTRAKPQDAAEFARWLLLVGERVAEASVEPQPGRPERQVSESEVAALRELAAALRVEG
- a CDS encoding phosphate/phosphite/phosphonate ABC transporter substrate-binding protein, with protein sequence MVLAGALLAALLVGCSQLGGNRSLGSTENPIKMAIVPFVESGRLVKGMQMLSDELKKETGLTYTGDVPTSYAAVVEAMCADRVDIGWVSPLAYILAREKCGADMTLVSVTRVGTQYWGTIVTRVDSPIQKVEDLRGKRFAWVDPGSTSGFLFPRTILAEHNLKPEDLGQQVFAGGHDKVGLAVLQGQVDAGAMGKDSIPRLNSVYPNAEKEIRILEESPPIPNDGVAFRKGLSPDIIKKTREALLRISAREDGQKLFDDAIGTRGVAETSDAAYEPVRRAATVLNMDLQTELSKPRQ
- a CDS encoding heme-binding domain-containing protein, which codes for MRGKGKRIVLGLVGVLVVVFVGLQLVPFGRPTTDPPVRREPNWDSPRTRELAVRACFDCHSNQVRYPWYSYVAPVSWLIAHDIEEARLKMNFSEWDLPQREAMEFREQIEKGQMPLPIYLPLHPEARLSDAEKQELLKGLDATFTADRPRRR
- a CDS encoding Zn-dependent alcohol dehydrogenase, whose amino-acid sequence is MKFTAPVLRGLREPIRLEEVELDDPKPGEVLIRMAASGICHSCLHAQDGSWGPTLPMPAILGDEGSGTVEKVGDGVTHLQPGDPVIISWTPTCGRCHYCVIGRSNLCAAKGGPGLMTDGTTRLHANDDRIHHMGAVATYSPYTVVGASNAIKIRPDMPLDIAALIGCSVTTGVGSVLYAAKVGPGEALAVFGCGGVGLNAIQGGRLVNAWPLIAVDISDEKLEIAKALGATHTINPSRENVADRVTALTGRGLDYAVVTVGNAAATIQAWETMARGGVCVVIGVGRADEPLPIDARYLVTGERKLIGSSYGTSRPMEDFPRFVNLYLDGKLKIDELISRRYRLDEVQEAHDDLAAGRATRGLLVF